TTTGCCGGATTGCAGATAAGATCAGTACTCAGGGGAACAGTCACAAGAGACTCCAAGTATGGGCCGTTGCTTACCGGGGTTTTGCTTACGGGTCTCAACCCTTTCTTTTTGGTTTGGTGGTTTACTATTGGAGTCAAGCTGATTTTGGATGCCATGGTGATATGGTCGTTTTGGGGAATCCTGATGATGTTTGCACTGCACGTCTGGATGGACTATGCATGGTTGACGTTTGTCTCGGCATCATCAGCAAAGAGTGCAAAATTCCTTTCTGGAAAATCTTACAAAATATTCATACTTGGGATCAATGCTTTTCTGGTTTACTTTGGAGTAACTTTTCTACTGGATGTTCTCTAGCCACACTGTAAGGTTTCTAGGTTGGATGGGCATTCTGCGTTTAGGGTCTGGATTTTTTCTGCCAAAGACACGCACATGGAATAATCCATGGTGGATTCGTACTGGATTGTCTCATCAATTATTGCGAATTGTCTTGCTTGGCACGAGTTGAAATTCTGAAACATGATAAGTGATGCAATAATTATGATTCCACCGACTATGGATAATTTGTAATAATTACTCTTTTGAAACATCAATTTCTATTGTGGATACGTTACGAGTCTTGCCATCTTGGGATTGTAGTGAATCAGAAGAAATCCTGACGTCTTTGATGTAATATCCCACAGTGTTCATGCGCTTTACTATCATCTGGGACACATCCACTGCCTGCGTAATTCGCTGCCCGCGAGCTTTGATTGTTACCACTGGTTGAGTGGAAAGCTGAGTGAGCGTCGCTGTAACATATGTCATGATAGGCTTTAGGCCGACAAAAATCACGTCACGTGTCTTTTTTGCATTTTCATCCG
The genomic region above belongs to Nitrososphaerota archaeon and contains:
- a CDS encoding lysine transporter LysE; translation: MQEFFAFVATVIVVSASGVMAPGPLFASTISSGLRQRVAGFKIAIGHTIIELPLVLLIGLGVLTVESFPQFRIIITILGAASIFGFAGLQIRSVLRGTVTRDSKYGPLLTGVLLTGLNPFFLVWWFTIGVKLILDAMVIWSFWGILMMFALHVWMDYAWLTFVSASSAKSAKFLSGKSYKIFILGINAFLVYFGVTFLLDVL
- a CDS encoding DNA-binding protein codes for the protein MRTEADENAKKTRDVIFVGLKPIMTYVTATLTQLSTQPVVTIKARGQRITQAVDVSQMIVKRMNTVGYYIKDVRISSDSLQSQDGKTRNVSTIEIDVSKE